A window of the Citrus sinensis cultivar Valencia sweet orange chromosome 9, DVS_A1.0, whole genome shotgun sequence genome harbors these coding sequences:
- the LOC102610758 gene encoding electron transfer flavoprotein subunit alpha, mitochondrial isoform X1: protein MAARVILWALSKRPRCFHRPSISRSISTLVLGEHENGSIKSQSLSAVEAAKSLSDDNSVSMLLAGSGPSFNEAVKHAASSHPSISQVLVADSDKFAYPIAEPWAKLVHMIQQREKYSHIISASGSFGKNVLPRAAALLDVSPITDVIEISGSSQFVRPIYAGNALCTVRYTGANPCMLTVRATSFPMPKSSAESRSNGASISQVDLSALDEDSIGKSRYVKHTSQDAERPDLGSARIVVTGGRGLKSAENFKMIEKLAEKLGAAVGATRAVVDAGFVPNDLQVGQTGKIVAPELYMAFGVSGAIQHLAGMRDSKVIVAVNKDADAPIFQVADYGLVGDLFEVIPELLEKFPEKK, encoded by the exons ATGGCAGCTCGTGTGATTTTATGGGCTCTCTCAAAACGACCTCGTTGTTTCCACAGGCCATCCATTTCTCGATCC ATTAGTACGTTGGTTTTAGGCGAGCATGAAAACGGTTCCATCAAGTCACAATCGTTGAGTGCAGTAGAGGCTGCAAAGTCATTGAGTGATGATAATTCAGTATCCATGTTATTGGCCGGGTCGGGTCCTTCATTTAATGAAGCTGTTAAACATGCTGCTTCTTCTCACCCTTCAATCTCTCAG GTGCTTGTAGCTGATTCAGATAAATTTGCATATCCTATTGCTGAACCTTGGGCTAAACTAGTCCATATGATTCAGCAGAGAGAAAAATACTCGCACATAATTTCTGCTTCAGGTTCATTCGGCAAAAACGTACTTCCTCGTGCAGCTGCACTATTGGATGTTTCTCCAATTACTGATGTTATTGAAATTTCTGGTTCTAGTCAATTCGTCAG GCCAATTTATGCTGGAAATGCGCTGTGTACAGTTCGATACACTGGTGCCAACCCTTGTATGTTGACCGTCAGAGCCACATCTTTCCCAATGCCCAAGAGTTCAGCTGAATCAAGATCTAATGGGGCTTCTATTTCCCAGGTTGATCTCTCAGCTTTAGATGAAG ATTCTATTGGAAAATCTAGATATGTAAAGCATACATCTCAGGATGCAGAACGCCCTGATCTTGGAAGTGCACGTATTGTAGTCACTGGGGGACGAGGTTTGAAAAGTGCTGAGAACTtcaaaatgatagaaaagCTTGCGGAGAAACTTGGGGCAGCAG TTGGGGCTACTCGTGCTGTAGTTGATGCTGGATTTGTTCCTAATGATCTACAG GTCGGTCAAACCGGGAAAATTGTTGCTCCAGAATTGTATATGGCTTTTGGTGTTTCAGGAGCCATTCAACATTTAGCTGGCATGAGAGATTCTAAGGTCATTGTTGCTGTAAATAAGGATGCAGATGCACCAATTTTCCAG GTAGCTGACTACGGACTCGTTGGCGATCTTTTTGAAGTGATTCCAGAGTTGCTAGAAAAGTTCCCGGAGAAAAAATAG
- the LOC102610758 gene encoding electron transfer flavoprotein subunit alpha, mitochondrial isoform X2 yields MGSLKTTSLFPQAIHFSIREHENGSIKSQSLSAVEAAKSLSDDNSVSMLLAGSGPSFNEAVKHAASSHPSISQVLVADSDKFAYPIAEPWAKLVHMIQQREKYSHIISASGSFGKNVLPRAAALLDVSPITDVIEISGSSQFVRPIYAGNALCTVRYTGANPCMLTVRATSFPMPKSSAESRSNGASISQVDLSALDEDSIGKSRYVKHTSQDAERPDLGSARIVVTGGRGLKSAENFKMIEKLAEKLGAAVGATRAVVDAGFVPNDLQVGQTGKIVAPELYMAFGVSGAIQHLAGMRDSKVIVAVNKDADAPIFQVADYGLVGDLFEVIPELLEKFPEKK; encoded by the exons ATGGGCTCTCTCAAAACGACCTCGTTGTTTCCACAGGCCATCCATTTCTCGATCC GCGAGCATGAAAACGGTTCCATCAAGTCACAATCGTTGAGTGCAGTAGAGGCTGCAAAGTCATTGAGTGATGATAATTCAGTATCCATGTTATTGGCCGGGTCGGGTCCTTCATTTAATGAAGCTGTTAAACATGCTGCTTCTTCTCACCCTTCAATCTCTCAG GTGCTTGTAGCTGATTCAGATAAATTTGCATATCCTATTGCTGAACCTTGGGCTAAACTAGTCCATATGATTCAGCAGAGAGAAAAATACTCGCACATAATTTCTGCTTCAGGTTCATTCGGCAAAAACGTACTTCCTCGTGCAGCTGCACTATTGGATGTTTCTCCAATTACTGATGTTATTGAAATTTCTGGTTCTAGTCAATTCGTCAG GCCAATTTATGCTGGAAATGCGCTGTGTACAGTTCGATACACTGGTGCCAACCCTTGTATGTTGACCGTCAGAGCCACATCTTTCCCAATGCCCAAGAGTTCAGCTGAATCAAGATCTAATGGGGCTTCTATTTCCCAGGTTGATCTCTCAGCTTTAGATGAAG ATTCTATTGGAAAATCTAGATATGTAAAGCATACATCTCAGGATGCAGAACGCCCTGATCTTGGAAGTGCACGTATTGTAGTCACTGGGGGACGAGGTTTGAAAAGTGCTGAGAACTtcaaaatgatagaaaagCTTGCGGAGAAACTTGGGGCAGCAG TTGGGGCTACTCGTGCTGTAGTTGATGCTGGATTTGTTCCTAATGATCTACAG GTCGGTCAAACCGGGAAAATTGTTGCTCCAGAATTGTATATGGCTTTTGGTGTTTCAGGAGCCATTCAACATTTAGCTGGCATGAGAGATTCTAAGGTCATTGTTGCTGTAAATAAGGATGCAGATGCACCAATTTTCCAG GTAGCTGACTACGGACTCGTTGGCGATCTTTTTGAAGTGATTCCAGAGTTGCTAGAAAAGTTCCCGGAGAAAAAATAG
- the LOC102610461 gene encoding protein disulfide-isomerase 5-4-like yields the protein MISSSKIKSVDFYRKIPRDLTEASLSGAGLSIIAALSMLFLFGMELNNYLTVTTSTAVIVDKSTDGDFLRIDFNMSFPSLSCEFASIGVSDVLGTNRLNITKTIRKFSIGPDLRPTGSEFHSMPVINSLKHGEEADDDSVEGSHMVTANNFDSYSHEYPILVVNFYAPWCYWCKRLKPSWEKAAKTMRERYDPEMDGRILLAKVDCTEEVELCRRHHIQAYPSIRIFRKGSDVRDDHGHHDHESYYGDRDTDGLVKAMEELVAPIPLEESHKLALDGKHKTTAENVKRPAPKAGGCRIEGYVRVKKVPGNLIISARSGAHSFDTSEMNMSHVISHLSFGRKLSPKVMSDVQRLIPYLGGSHDRLNGRSFINHREVGANVTIEHYLQIVKTEVITRRYSREHSLLEEYEYTAHSSLVQSIYIPAAKFHFELSPMQVVITEDPKSFSHFITNVCAIIGGVFTVAGILDAILHNTMRLMKKVEIGKNF from the exons ATGATTTCGTCGAGCAAGATCAAATCCGTCGATTTTTACAG GAAAATTCCAAGGGATTTGACAGAGGCATCACTATCTGGTGCAGGATTATCCATAATAGCAGCCCTTTctatgttgtttttatttggaaTG gaactaaataattatttaacagtGACCACCTCTACAGCTGTCATTGTCGACAAGAGTACTGATGGGGACTTCTTGCGCATTGATTTTAATATGAG TTTTCCCTCACTTTCATGTGAATTTGCATCAATAGGCGTGAGTGACGTGTTGGGAACT AACAgattaaatataacaaaaactaTTCGCAAGTTTTCTATAGGACCTGATTTAAGACCCACTGGTTCTGAATTCCACTCAATGCCTGTTATAAATTCGCTTAAGCATGGAGAGGAAGCTGATGATGATTCTGTTGAAGGTTCTCATATGGTAACtgccaataattttgatagTTATTCACATGA GTATCCTATTTTAGTTGTCAATTTTTACGCTCCATGGTGCTACTGGTGTAAACGCctg aAACCATCATGGGAGAAAGCAGCCAAAACAATGAGAGAAag GTATGATCCGGAAATGGATGGACGTATTCTTTTGGCAAAAGTTGATTGCACTGAAGAAGTCGAGTTATGTAGGAG GCATCATATACAAGCGTATCCATCTATTCGCATATTCCGCAAAGGAAGTGATGTTAG AGACGATCATGGACACCATGATCATGAATCCTATTATGGAGATAGAGATACAGATGGCCTGGTCAAG GCTATGGAAGAATTAGTTGCACCTATTCCTCTGGAGGAGTCTCATAAGCTAGCTTTGGATGGTAAACATAAAACTACTGCTGAAAATGTTAAAAGACCAGCACCAAAGGCAGGAGGATGCAGAATTGAAGGATATGTGCGTGTGAAGAAG GTTCCCGGTAATCTTATCATCTCAGCTCGTTCCGGAGCCCATTCATTTGATACTTCTGAAATGAATATGTCACATGTTATATCCCATCTCTCATTTGGTCGGAAACTGTCCCCTAAGGTGATGAGTGATGTTCAGCGATTGATACCTTATCTTGGTGGAAGCCACGACAGGCTGAATGGTCGGTCATTCATTAATCATCGGGAAGTAGGCGCAAATGTTACT ATAGAGCATTATCTTCAAATAGTTAAAACCGAGGTGATAACCAGAAGATATTCCCGTGAACATTCATTACTTGAGGAGTACGAATACACAGCCCATAGCAGCCTGGTTCAAAGCATATATATACCAGCTGCAAAGTTCCATTTTGAGCTCTCTCCCATGCAG GTTGTGATAACAGAAGATCCAAAGTCTTTTTCACACTTCATCACCAATGTCTGTGCTATAATTGGGGGTGTTTTCACG GTTGCTGGGATTTTGGATGCAATTTTACATAATACAATGAGATTGATGAAAAAGGTTGAAATAGGCAAGAATTTTTGA